The Mauremys mutica isolate MM-2020 ecotype Southern chromosome 1, ASM2049712v1, whole genome shotgun sequence genome has a segment encoding these proteins:
- the ELFN2 gene encoding protein phosphatase 1 regulatory subunit 29: MLRLGLWAAALLCVLSPGTVRGDCWLIEGDKGYVWLAICSQNQPPYETIPQHINSTVHDLRLNENKLKVVLYSSLNRFSNLTDLNLTKNEISYIEDGAFMGQANLQVLQLGYNKLTNLTEGMLRGMARLQFLFVQHNLIEVVTPTAFSECPSLISIDLSSNRLSRLEGNTFTSLSNLMVCELAGNPFNCDCSLYSFLTWLVVFNNVTKNYDRLQCETPREFAGYPLLMPRPHHNRNAITIFQSMCRGGTIPSLSRINPTPYTPDSQRDLDENSGFNPGDFLSVEPPASSTTDSSFNPSIKLHHVTITSATLVVTIPSPFSKMYVLVQYNNSYVSDVTTLKNKKEYVTLSKLKAHTDYTFCVASIRNSKRYNHTCLSFATRSKGREDPVPNTSTTTHYIMTILGCLFGMVIVLGVVYYCLRKRRMQEEKQKSLNVKKTILEMRYGSDIDTSSIVHSSQKLGEPPVIPVSRMSSIPSMIGEKLPPSKSMEAGMETPKVTTKGNYIEVRTGGGDALERAQRDDDLRELDNGQGSAAEISTIAKEVDKVNQIINNCIDALKLDTASFLGGGSGVDSDMAFECQSIPAGSSGGLERPGFLSPPYKESSHHPLQRQLSADAAVARKTCSVSSSGSIKSAKVFSLDVPDHPPMSKSDSKYIEKGSPLNSPLDRLPLVSPGAIHHLEVKPSYHCSEHRHSFPALYYEESADTLSQRVSFLKPLSRSKRDSTYSQLSPRHYFSGYSSSPEYSSESTHKIWERFRPYKKHHREEVYMAAGHALRKKVQFAKDEDLHDILDYWKGVSAQQKL; the protein is encoded by the coding sequence ATGCTGCGCCTGGGCTTGTGGGCGGccgccctgctctgtgtgttgtCCCCTGGCACGGTGCGTGGCGACTGCTGGCTGATCGAGGGGGATAAGGGTTACGTGTGGCTGGCCATCTGCAGCCAGAACCAGCCTCCCTACGAGACCATCCCCCAGCACATCAACAGCACAGTGCATGACCTGCGACTGAATGAGAACAAGCTCAAGGTGGTGCTGTACTCCTCCCTCAACCGCTTCAGCAACCTCACAGACCTGAACCTGACCAAGAATGAGATCTCCTACATTGAGGACGGGGCCTTCATGGGCCAGGCCAACTTGCAGGTCCTGCAGCTGGGCTACAACAAGCTCACCAACCTGACAGAGGGCATGCTGCGCGGCATGGCCAGGCTGCAGTTCCTCTTCGTGCAGCACAACCTGATTGAGGTGGTCACACCCACCGCCTTCTCCGAGTGCCCCAGCCTGATCAGCATCGACCTGTCCTCCAACCGGCTCAGCAGGCTGGAGGGGAACACCTTCACCAGCCTGAGCAACCTGATGGTGTGCGAGCTAGCTGGCAACCCCTTCAACTGTGACTGCAGCCTCTACAGCTTCCTTACCTGGCTGGTGGTCTTCAACAACGTCACCAAGAACTACGACCGGCTGCAGTGTGAGACCCCCCGGGAGTTCGCCGGCTACCCTCTCCTGATGCCTCGACCCCACCACAACCGCAATGCCATCACCATCTTCCAGTCCATGTGCCGGGGAGGCACCATCCCATCCCTCTCAAGGATCAACCCCACCCCCTACACGCCTGACTCCCAGAGAGACCTGGATGAGAACTCGGGGTTCAACCCCGGGGACTTCCTATCCGTCGAGCCCCCGGCCTCCTCCACCACCGACTCCTCATTCAACCCCAGCATCAAGCTGCACCATGTGACCATCACCTCAGCCACCTTGGTGGTGACGATCCCTTCGCCCTTCAGCAAGATGTACGTGCTGGTCCAGTACAACAACAGCTACGTCTCTGATGTCACGACCCTGAAGAACAAGAAGGAGTATGTCACCCTTAGCAAGCTGAAGGCCCACACGGACTACACCTTCTGTGTGGCCTCCATCCGCAACTCCAAGCGCTACAACCACACCTGCCTGTCCTTTGCCACTAGGAGCAAGGGGAGGGAGGACCCAGTGCCCAATACCTCCACCACCACTCACTACATTATGACCATCCTGGGCTGCCTCTTTGGGATGGTCATCGTCCTGGGGGTGGTGTACTACTGTCTGAGGAAGCGAAGAATGCAGGAAGAGAAGCAGAAGTCCCTCAATGTTAAGAAGACCATCCTGGAGATGCGCTACGGCTCGGATATAGACACCAGCTCCATTGTCCATTCTTCGCAGAAGCTGGGCGAGCCGCCCGTCATCCCTGTCTCGCGGATGTCCTCCATCCCTTCCATGATCGGGGAGAAGCTGCCCCCGTCCAAGTCAATGGAGGCTGGGATGGAGACCCCCAAAGTTACTACCAAGGGCAACTACATTGAGGTGCGGACGGGTGGCGGGGATGCCCTGGAGAGAGCCCAGCGGGACGACGATCTGCGTGAGCTTGACAACGGCCAAGGCTCAGCAGCTGAGATCTCCACCATTGCCAAGGAGGTAGACAAGGTCAACCAGATCATCAACAACTGCATTGATGCCCTCAAGTTGGATACAGCCTCCTTCCTGGGAGGAGGGAGCGGCGTCGACTCGGACATGGCATTTGAGTGCCAGTCCATCCCCGCTGGCTCCTCGGGTGGTCTGGAGCGGCCTGGCTTCCTGTCACCACCCTACAAGGAGAGCTCCCACCACCCCCTACAGCGCCAGCTGAGCGCGGATGCGGCTGTGGCCAGGAAGACCTGCAGCGTCTCATCCAGCGGCTCCATCAAGAGTGCCAAGGTCTTCAGCCTTGACGTGCCAGACCACCCGCCAATGAGCAAGTCGGATTCCAAGTACATCGAGAAAGGCAGCCCACTCAACAGCCCCCTGGATCGTCTTCCCCTGGTGTCCCCGGGCGCCATCCACCACCTGGAGGTCAAACCTTCCTACCATTGCAGCGAGCACCGACATTCCTTCCCGGCCCTGTATTACGAGGAGAGCGCCGACACCCTGAGCCAGCGGGTGTCATTCCTTAAGCCGCTCTCCCGCTCCAAGCGGGACTCCACATACTCCCAGCTCTCCCCCAGACACTACTTCTCGGGCTACTCCTCCAGCCCCGAGTACTCATCTGAGAGCACTCACAAGATCTGGGAGCGCTTCCGGCCTTACAAGAAGCACCACCGGGAGGAGGTTTACATGGCGGCTGGCCACGCCCTGCGGAAGAAAGTCCAGTTTGCCAAGGACGAGGATCTGCACGACATCCTGGATTACTGGAAAGGCGTCTCCGCTCAGCAGAAGTTGTGA